One stretch of Macaca nemestrina isolate mMacNem1 chromosome 17, mMacNem.hap1, whole genome shotgun sequence DNA includes these proteins:
- the LOC105491064 gene encoding sterol regulatory element-binding protein 1 isoform X5 produces MDEPPFSEAALEQALGGPCDLDAALLTDIEGEVGAGRGRASRLDAPRAGADRGAMDCTFEDMLQLINNQDSDFPGLFDPPYAGSGAGGTDPASPDTSSPGSLSPPPTTLSSSLEDFLSGPKAAPSPLSPPQPAPTPLKMYPSVPTFSPGPGIKEESVPLSILQTPTPQPLPGALLPQSFPAPAPPQFSSTPVLGYPSPPGGFSTGSPPGSTQQPLPGLPLASPPGVPPISLHTQVQSVAPQRLLTVTAAPTAAPATTTVTSQIQQVPVLLQPHFIKADSLLLTAMKTDGTTVKAAGLSPLVSGTTVQTGPLPTLVSGGTILATVPLVVDADKLPINRLAAGSKALGSAQSRGEKRTAHNAIEKRYRSSINDKIIELKDLVVGTEAKLNKSAVLRKAIDYIRFLQHSNQKLKQENLSLRTAVHKSKSLKDLVSACGSEGNTDVLMEGVKTEVEDTLTPPPSDAGSPFQSSPLSLGSRGSGSGGSGSDSEPDSPVFEDSKAKPEQRPSPHSRGMLDRSRLALCTLVFLCLSCNPLASLLGARGLPGPSDITSVYHSPGRNVLGTESRDGPGWAQWLLPPVVWLLNGLLVLVSLVLLFVYGEPVTRPHSGPAVHFWRHRKQADLDLARGDFAQAAQQLWLALRALGRPLPTSHLDLACSLLWNLIRHLLQRLWVGRWLAGRAGGLQRDCSLRVDARASARDAALVYHKLHQLHTMGKYTGGHLTATNLALSALNLAECAGDAVSVATLAEIYVAAALRVKTSLPRTLHFLTRFFLSSARQACLAQSGSVPPAMQWLCHPVGHRFFVDGDWAVLSTPRETLYSLAGNPVDPLAQVTQLFREHLLERALNCVTQPNPSPGSADGDKEFSDALGYLQLLNSCSDAAGAPACSFSISSSMATTTGIDPVAKWWASLTAVVIHWLRRDEEAAERLCPLVEHLPRVLQESERPLPRAALHSFKAARALLGCAKAESGPASLTICEKASGYLQDSLATTPASSSIDKAVQLFLCDLLLVVRTSLWRQQQPPAPAPAAQGTSSGPQASALELRGFQRDLSSLRRLAQSFRPAMRRVFLHEATARLMAGASPTRTHQLLDRSLRRRAGPGGKGGAVAELEPRPTRREHAEALLLASCYLPPGFLSAPGQRVGMLAEAARTLEKLGDRRLLHDCQQMLMRLGGGTTVTSS; encoded by the exons ATGGACGAGCCGCCCTTCAGCGAGGCGGCTTTGGAGCAGGCGCTGGGCGGGCCGTGCGATCTGGACGCGGCGCTGCTGACCGACATCGAAG GTGAAGTCGGCGCGGGGAGGGGTAGGGCCAGCCGCCTGGACGCCCCAAGGGCGGGCGCAGATCGCGGAGCCATGGATTGCACGTTCGAAG ACATGCTTCAGCTTATCAACAACCAAGACAGTGACTTCCCTGGCCTGTTTGACCCGCCCTATGCTGGGAGTGGGGCAGGGGGCACAGACCCTGCCAGCCCCGATACCAGCTCCCCCGGCAGCTTGTCTCCACCTCCTACCACACTGAGCTCCTCTCTTGAAGACTTCCTGAGCGGGCCGAAGGCAGCGCCCTcacccctgtcccctccccagcctgcacCCACTCCATTGAAGATGTACCCGTCCGTGCCCACTTTCTCCCCTGGGCCTGGTATCAAGGAAGAGTCAGTGCCATTGAGCATCCTGCAGACCCCCACCCCGCAGCCCCTGCCAGGGGCCCTCCTGCCACAGAgcttcccagccccagccccaccacagTTCAGCTCCACCCCCGTGTTAGGCTACCCCAGCCCTCCGGGAGGCTTCTCTACAG GGAGCCCTCCTGGGAGCACCCAGCAGCCGCTGCCTGGCCTGCCACTGGCTTCCCCGCCAGGGGTCCCGCCCATCTCCTTGCACACCCAGGTCCAGAGTGTGGCACCTCAGCGGCTACTGACAGTCACAGCTGCCCCCACGGCAGCCCCTGCAACGACCACTGTGACCTCGCAGATCCAGCAGGTCCCG GTCCTGCTGCAGCCCCACTTCATCAAGGCAGACTCGCTGCTTCTGACAGCCATGAAGACAGACGGAACCACTGTGAAGGCAGCGGGTCTCAGCCCCCTGGTCTCCGGCACCACTGTGCAGACAGGGCCTTTGCCG ACCCTGGTGAGTGGCGGAACCATCTTGGCAACAGTCCCGCTGGTTGTAGATGCGGACAAGCTACCTATCAACCGGCTGGCGGCtggcagcaaggccctgggctcaGCTCAGAGCCGTGGAGAGAAGCGCACAGCCCACAACGCCATTGAGAAGCGATACCGCTCCTCCATCAATGACAAAATCATTGAGCTCAAGGATCTGGTGGTGGGCACTGAGGCAAAG CTGAATAAATCTGCTGTCTTGCGCAAGGCCATCGACTACATTCGCTTTCTGCAACACAGCAACCAGAAACTCAAGCAGGAGAACCTAAGTCTGCGCACTGCTGTCCACAAAAGCA AATCTCTGAAGGATCTGGTGTCGGCCTGTGGCAGTGAAGGGAACACAGACGTGCTCATGGAGGGCGTGAAGACTGAGGTGGAGGACACACTGACCCCACCCCCCTCGGATGCCGGCTCGCCCTTCCAGAGCAGCCCCTTGTCCCTTGGCAGCAggggcagtggcagtggtggcagtggcagtgactCAGAGCCTGACAGCCCAGTCTTCGAGGACAGCAAG GCAAAGCCAGAGCAGCGGCCGTCTCCGCACAGCCGGGGCATGCTGGACCGCTCCCGCCTGGCCCTGTGCACACTCGTCTTCCTCTGCCTGTCCTGCAACCCCTTGGCCTCCTTGCTGGGGGCCCGGGGGCTTCCTGGCCCCTCAGATATCACCAGCGTCTACCACAGCCCTGGGCGCAACGTGCTGGGCACCGAGAGTAGAG ATGGccctggctgggcccagtggctgcTGCCCCCAGTGGTCTGGCTGCTCAATGGGCTGCTGGTGCTGGTCTCCTTGGTGCTTCTCTTTGTCTACGGTGAGCCAGTCACGCGGCCGCACTCAGGCCCCGCCGTGCACTTCTGGAGGCATCGCAAGCAGGCTGACTTGGACCTGGCCCGG GGGGACTTTGCCCAGGCTGCCCAGCAGCTGTGGCTGGCCCTGCGGGCACTGGGCCggcccctgcccacctcccaccTGGACCTGGCTTGTAGCCTCCTCTGGAACCTCATCCGTCACCTGCTGCAGCGTCTCTGGGTGGGCCGCTGGCTGGCAGGCCGGGCGGGGGGCCTGCAGCGGGACTGTTCTCTGCGGGTGGATGCTCGTGCCAGTGCCCGAGACGCAGCCCTGGTCTACCATAAGCTGCACCAGCTGCACACCATGG GGAAGTACACAGGCGGGCACCTCACTGCCACCAACCTGGCGCTGAGTGCCCTGAACCTGGCAGAGTGTGCAGGGGATGCCGTGTCTGTGGCAACGCTGGCCGAGATCTATGTGGCAGCTGCATTGAGAGTGAAGACCAGTCTCCCACGGACCTTGCATTTTCTGACA CGCTTCTTCCTGAGCAGTGCCCGCCAGgcctgcctggcacagagtgggtCTGTGCCTCCTGCCATGCAGTGGCTCTGCCACCCCGTGGGCCACCGTTTCTTCGTGGATGGGGACTGGGCCGTGCTCAGTACCCCACGGGAGACCCTGTACAGCTTGGCTGGTAACCCAG TGGACCCCCTGGCCCAGGTGACTCAGCTATTCCGGGAACATCTCTTGGAGCGAGCACTGAACTGTGTGACCCAGCCCAACCCCAGCCCTGGGTCAGCTGATGGGGACAA GGAATTCTCGGATGCCCTCGGGTACCTGCAGCTGCTGAACAGCTGTTCTGATGCCGCGGGGGCTCCtgcctgcagcttctccatcagttCCAGCATGGCCACCACCACCG GCATAGACCCAGTGGCCAAGTGGTGGGCCTCTCTGACAGCTGTGGTGATCCACTGGCTGCGGCGGGACGAGGAGGCGGCTGAGCGGCTGTGCCCACTGGTGGAGCACCTGCCCCGGGTGCTGCAGGAGTCTGA GAGACCCCTGCCCAGGGCGGCTCTGCACTCCTTCAAGGCTGCCCGGGCCCTGCTGGGCTGTGCCAAGGCAGAGTCTGGTCCAGCCAGCCTGACCATCTGTGAGAAGGCCAGTGGGTACCTGCAGGACAGCCTGGCTACCACACCAGCCAGCAGCTCCATTGACAAG GCCGTGCAGCTGTTCCTGTGTGACCTGCTCCTTGTGGTACGCACCAGCCTGTGGCGGCAGCAGCAgcccccggccccggccccagcAGCCCAGGGCACCAGCAGCGGGCCTCAGGCTTCTGCCCTTGAGCTGCGTGGCTTCCAACGGGACCTGAGCAGCTTGAGGCGGCTGGCACAGAGCTTCCGGCCTGCCATGCGGAGG GTGTTTCTACATGAGGCCACGGCCCGGCTGATGGCGGGGGCCAGCCCCACACGGACACACCAACTCCTCGACCGCAGTCTCAGGCGGCGGGCAGGCCCCGGTGGCAAAGGAG GCGCGGTGGCGGAGCTGGAGCCGCGGCCCACGAGGCGGGAGCACGCGGAGGCCTTGCTGCTAGCCTCCTGCTACCTGCCCCCTGGCTTCCTGTCGGCGCCTGGGCAGCGCGTGGGCATGCTGGCTGAGGCGGCGCGCACGCTCGAGAAGCTTGGCGATCGCCGGCTGCTGCACGACTGTCAGCAGATGCTCATGCGCCTGGGCGGTGGGACCACTGTCACTTCCAGCTAG
- the LOC105491064 gene encoding sterol regulatory element-binding protein 1 isoform X1, whose translation MDEPPFSEAALEQALGGPCDLDAALLTDIEDMLQLINNQDSDFPGLFDPPYAGSGAGGTDPASPDTSSPGSLSPPPTTLSSSLEDFLSGPKAAPSPLSPPQPAPTPLKMYPSVPTFSPGPGIKEESVPLSILQTPTPQPLPGALLPQSFPAPAPPQFSSTPVLGYPSPPGGFSTGSPPGSTQQPLPGLPLASPPGVPPISLHTQVQSVAPQRLLTVTAAPTAAPATTTVTSQIQQVPVLLQPHFIKADSLLLTAMKTDGTTVKAAGLSPLVSGTTVQTGPLPTLVSGGTILATVPLVVDADKLPINRLAAGSKALGSAQSRGEKRTAHNAIEKRYRSSINDKIIELKDLVVGTEAKLNKSAVLRKAIDYIRFLQHSNQKLKQENLSLRTAVHKSKSLKDLVSACGSEGNTDVLMEGVKTEVEDTLTPPPSDAGSPFQSSPLSLGSRGSGSGGSGSDSEPDSPVFEDSKAKPEQRPSPHSRGMLDRSRLALCTLVFLCLSCNPLASLLGARGLPGPSDITSVYHSPGRNVLGTESRDGPGWAQWLLPPVVWLLNGLLVLVSLVLLFVYGEPVTRPHSGPAVHFWRHRKQADLDLARGDFAQAAQQLWLALRALGRPLPTSHLDLACSLLWNLIRHLLQRLWVGRWLAGRAGGLQRDCSLRVDARASARDAALVYHKLHQLHTMGKYTGGHLTATNLALSALNLAECAGDAVSVATLAEIYVAAALRVKTSLPRTLHFLTRFFLSSARQACLAQSGSVPPAMQWLCHPVGHRFFVDGDWAVLSTPRETLYSLAGNPVDPLAQVTQLFREHLLERALNCVTQPNPSPGSADGDKEFSDALGYLQLLNSCSDAAGAPACSFSISSSMATTTGIDPVAKWWASLTAVVIHWLRRDEEAAERLCPLVEHLPRVLQESERPLPRAALHSFKAARALLGCAKAESGPASLTICEKASGYLQDSLATTPASSSIDKAVQLFLCDLLLVVRTSLWRQQQPPAPAPAAQGTSSGPQASALELRGFQRDLSSLRRLAQSFRPAMRRVFLHEATARLMAGASPTRTHQLLDRSLRRRAGPGGKGGAVAELEPRPTRREHAEALLLASCYLPPGFLSAPGQRVGMLAEAARTLEKLGDRRLLHDCQQMLMRLGGGTTVTSS comes from the exons ATGGACGAGCCGCCCTTCAGCGAGGCGGCTTTGGAGCAGGCGCTGGGCGGGCCGTGCGATCTGGACGCGGCGCTGCTGACCGACATCGAAG ACATGCTTCAGCTTATCAACAACCAAGACAGTGACTTCCCTGGCCTGTTTGACCCGCCCTATGCTGGGAGTGGGGCAGGGGGCACAGACCCTGCCAGCCCCGATACCAGCTCCCCCGGCAGCTTGTCTCCACCTCCTACCACACTGAGCTCCTCTCTTGAAGACTTCCTGAGCGGGCCGAAGGCAGCGCCCTcacccctgtcccctccccagcctgcacCCACTCCATTGAAGATGTACCCGTCCGTGCCCACTTTCTCCCCTGGGCCTGGTATCAAGGAAGAGTCAGTGCCATTGAGCATCCTGCAGACCCCCACCCCGCAGCCCCTGCCAGGGGCCCTCCTGCCACAGAgcttcccagccccagccccaccacagTTCAGCTCCACCCCCGTGTTAGGCTACCCCAGCCCTCCGGGAGGCTTCTCTACAG GGAGCCCTCCTGGGAGCACCCAGCAGCCGCTGCCTGGCCTGCCACTGGCTTCCCCGCCAGGGGTCCCGCCCATCTCCTTGCACACCCAGGTCCAGAGTGTGGCACCTCAGCGGCTACTGACAGTCACAGCTGCCCCCACGGCAGCCCCTGCAACGACCACTGTGACCTCGCAGATCCAGCAGGTCCCG GTCCTGCTGCAGCCCCACTTCATCAAGGCAGACTCGCTGCTTCTGACAGCCATGAAGACAGACGGAACCACTGTGAAGGCAGCGGGTCTCAGCCCCCTGGTCTCCGGCACCACTGTGCAGACAGGGCCTTTGCCG ACCCTGGTGAGTGGCGGAACCATCTTGGCAACAGTCCCGCTGGTTGTAGATGCGGACAAGCTACCTATCAACCGGCTGGCGGCtggcagcaaggccctgggctcaGCTCAGAGCCGTGGAGAGAAGCGCACAGCCCACAACGCCATTGAGAAGCGATACCGCTCCTCCATCAATGACAAAATCATTGAGCTCAAGGATCTGGTGGTGGGCACTGAGGCAAAG CTGAATAAATCTGCTGTCTTGCGCAAGGCCATCGACTACATTCGCTTTCTGCAACACAGCAACCAGAAACTCAAGCAGGAGAACCTAAGTCTGCGCACTGCTGTCCACAAAAGCA AATCTCTGAAGGATCTGGTGTCGGCCTGTGGCAGTGAAGGGAACACAGACGTGCTCATGGAGGGCGTGAAGACTGAGGTGGAGGACACACTGACCCCACCCCCCTCGGATGCCGGCTCGCCCTTCCAGAGCAGCCCCTTGTCCCTTGGCAGCAggggcagtggcagtggtggcagtggcagtgactCAGAGCCTGACAGCCCAGTCTTCGAGGACAGCAAG GCAAAGCCAGAGCAGCGGCCGTCTCCGCACAGCCGGGGCATGCTGGACCGCTCCCGCCTGGCCCTGTGCACACTCGTCTTCCTCTGCCTGTCCTGCAACCCCTTGGCCTCCTTGCTGGGGGCCCGGGGGCTTCCTGGCCCCTCAGATATCACCAGCGTCTACCACAGCCCTGGGCGCAACGTGCTGGGCACCGAGAGTAGAG ATGGccctggctgggcccagtggctgcTGCCCCCAGTGGTCTGGCTGCTCAATGGGCTGCTGGTGCTGGTCTCCTTGGTGCTTCTCTTTGTCTACGGTGAGCCAGTCACGCGGCCGCACTCAGGCCCCGCCGTGCACTTCTGGAGGCATCGCAAGCAGGCTGACTTGGACCTGGCCCGG GGGGACTTTGCCCAGGCTGCCCAGCAGCTGTGGCTGGCCCTGCGGGCACTGGGCCggcccctgcccacctcccaccTGGACCTGGCTTGTAGCCTCCTCTGGAACCTCATCCGTCACCTGCTGCAGCGTCTCTGGGTGGGCCGCTGGCTGGCAGGCCGGGCGGGGGGCCTGCAGCGGGACTGTTCTCTGCGGGTGGATGCTCGTGCCAGTGCCCGAGACGCAGCCCTGGTCTACCATAAGCTGCACCAGCTGCACACCATGG GGAAGTACACAGGCGGGCACCTCACTGCCACCAACCTGGCGCTGAGTGCCCTGAACCTGGCAGAGTGTGCAGGGGATGCCGTGTCTGTGGCAACGCTGGCCGAGATCTATGTGGCAGCTGCATTGAGAGTGAAGACCAGTCTCCCACGGACCTTGCATTTTCTGACA CGCTTCTTCCTGAGCAGTGCCCGCCAGgcctgcctggcacagagtgggtCTGTGCCTCCTGCCATGCAGTGGCTCTGCCACCCCGTGGGCCACCGTTTCTTCGTGGATGGGGACTGGGCCGTGCTCAGTACCCCACGGGAGACCCTGTACAGCTTGGCTGGTAACCCAG TGGACCCCCTGGCCCAGGTGACTCAGCTATTCCGGGAACATCTCTTGGAGCGAGCACTGAACTGTGTGACCCAGCCCAACCCCAGCCCTGGGTCAGCTGATGGGGACAA GGAATTCTCGGATGCCCTCGGGTACCTGCAGCTGCTGAACAGCTGTTCTGATGCCGCGGGGGCTCCtgcctgcagcttctccatcagttCCAGCATGGCCACCACCACCG GCATAGACCCAGTGGCCAAGTGGTGGGCCTCTCTGACAGCTGTGGTGATCCACTGGCTGCGGCGGGACGAGGAGGCGGCTGAGCGGCTGTGCCCACTGGTGGAGCACCTGCCCCGGGTGCTGCAGGAGTCTGA GAGACCCCTGCCCAGGGCGGCTCTGCACTCCTTCAAGGCTGCCCGGGCCCTGCTGGGCTGTGCCAAGGCAGAGTCTGGTCCAGCCAGCCTGACCATCTGTGAGAAGGCCAGTGGGTACCTGCAGGACAGCCTGGCTACCACACCAGCCAGCAGCTCCATTGACAAG GCCGTGCAGCTGTTCCTGTGTGACCTGCTCCTTGTGGTACGCACCAGCCTGTGGCGGCAGCAGCAgcccccggccccggccccagcAGCCCAGGGCACCAGCAGCGGGCCTCAGGCTTCTGCCCTTGAGCTGCGTGGCTTCCAACGGGACCTGAGCAGCTTGAGGCGGCTGGCACAGAGCTTCCGGCCTGCCATGCGGAGG GTGTTTCTACATGAGGCCACGGCCCGGCTGATGGCGGGGGCCAGCCCCACACGGACACACCAACTCCTCGACCGCAGTCTCAGGCGGCGGGCAGGCCCCGGTGGCAAAGGAG GCGCGGTGGCGGAGCTGGAGCCGCGGCCCACGAGGCGGGAGCACGCGGAGGCCTTGCTGCTAGCCTCCTGCTACCTGCCCCCTGGCTTCCTGTCGGCGCCTGGGCAGCGCGTGGGCATGCTGGCTGAGGCGGCGCGCACGCTCGAGAAGCTTGGCGATCGCCGGCTGCTGCACGACTGTCAGCAGATGCTCATGCGCCTGGGCGGTGGGACCACTGTCACTTCCAGCTAG
- the LOC105491064 gene encoding sterol regulatory element-binding protein 1 isoform X2, producing MDEPPFSEAALEQALGGPCDLDAALLTDIEDMLQLINNQDSDFPGLFDPPYAGSGAGGTDPASPDTSSPGSLSPPPTTLSSSLEDFLSGPKAAPSPLSPPQPAPTPLKMYPSVPTFSPGPGIKEESVPLSILQTPTPQPLPGALLPQSFPAPAPPQFSSTPVLGYPSPPGGFSTGSPPGSTQQPLPGLPLASPPGVPPISLHTQVQSVAPQRLLTVTAAPTAAPATTTVTSQIQQVLLQPHFIKADSLLLTAMKTDGTTVKAAGLSPLVSGTTVQTGPLPTLVSGGTILATVPLVVDADKLPINRLAAGSKALGSAQSRGEKRTAHNAIEKRYRSSINDKIIELKDLVVGTEAKLNKSAVLRKAIDYIRFLQHSNQKLKQENLSLRTAVHKSKSLKDLVSACGSEGNTDVLMEGVKTEVEDTLTPPPSDAGSPFQSSPLSLGSRGSGSGGSGSDSEPDSPVFEDSKAKPEQRPSPHSRGMLDRSRLALCTLVFLCLSCNPLASLLGARGLPGPSDITSVYHSPGRNVLGTESRDGPGWAQWLLPPVVWLLNGLLVLVSLVLLFVYGEPVTRPHSGPAVHFWRHRKQADLDLARGDFAQAAQQLWLALRALGRPLPTSHLDLACSLLWNLIRHLLQRLWVGRWLAGRAGGLQRDCSLRVDARASARDAALVYHKLHQLHTMGKYTGGHLTATNLALSALNLAECAGDAVSVATLAEIYVAAALRVKTSLPRTLHFLTRFFLSSARQACLAQSGSVPPAMQWLCHPVGHRFFVDGDWAVLSTPRETLYSLAGNPVDPLAQVTQLFREHLLERALNCVTQPNPSPGSADGDKEFSDALGYLQLLNSCSDAAGAPACSFSISSSMATTTGIDPVAKWWASLTAVVIHWLRRDEEAAERLCPLVEHLPRVLQESERPLPRAALHSFKAARALLGCAKAESGPASLTICEKASGYLQDSLATTPASSSIDKAVQLFLCDLLLVVRTSLWRQQQPPAPAPAAQGTSSGPQASALELRGFQRDLSSLRRLAQSFRPAMRRVFLHEATARLMAGASPTRTHQLLDRSLRRRAGPGGKGGAVAELEPRPTRREHAEALLLASCYLPPGFLSAPGQRVGMLAEAARTLEKLGDRRLLHDCQQMLMRLGGGTTVTSS from the exons ATGGACGAGCCGCCCTTCAGCGAGGCGGCTTTGGAGCAGGCGCTGGGCGGGCCGTGCGATCTGGACGCGGCGCTGCTGACCGACATCGAAG ACATGCTTCAGCTTATCAACAACCAAGACAGTGACTTCCCTGGCCTGTTTGACCCGCCCTATGCTGGGAGTGGGGCAGGGGGCACAGACCCTGCCAGCCCCGATACCAGCTCCCCCGGCAGCTTGTCTCCACCTCCTACCACACTGAGCTCCTCTCTTGAAGACTTCCTGAGCGGGCCGAAGGCAGCGCCCTcacccctgtcccctccccagcctgcacCCACTCCATTGAAGATGTACCCGTCCGTGCCCACTTTCTCCCCTGGGCCTGGTATCAAGGAAGAGTCAGTGCCATTGAGCATCCTGCAGACCCCCACCCCGCAGCCCCTGCCAGGGGCCCTCCTGCCACAGAgcttcccagccccagccccaccacagTTCAGCTCCACCCCCGTGTTAGGCTACCCCAGCCCTCCGGGAGGCTTCTCTACAG GGAGCCCTCCTGGGAGCACCCAGCAGCCGCTGCCTGGCCTGCCACTGGCTTCCCCGCCAGGGGTCCCGCCCATCTCCTTGCACACCCAGGTCCAGAGTGTGGCACCTCAGCGGCTACTGACAGTCACAGCTGCCCCCACGGCAGCCCCTGCAACGACCACTGTGACCTCGCAGATCCAGCAG GTCCTGCTGCAGCCCCACTTCATCAAGGCAGACTCGCTGCTTCTGACAGCCATGAAGACAGACGGAACCACTGTGAAGGCAGCGGGTCTCAGCCCCCTGGTCTCCGGCACCACTGTGCAGACAGGGCCTTTGCCG ACCCTGGTGAGTGGCGGAACCATCTTGGCAACAGTCCCGCTGGTTGTAGATGCGGACAAGCTACCTATCAACCGGCTGGCGGCtggcagcaaggccctgggctcaGCTCAGAGCCGTGGAGAGAAGCGCACAGCCCACAACGCCATTGAGAAGCGATACCGCTCCTCCATCAATGACAAAATCATTGAGCTCAAGGATCTGGTGGTGGGCACTGAGGCAAAG CTGAATAAATCTGCTGTCTTGCGCAAGGCCATCGACTACATTCGCTTTCTGCAACACAGCAACCAGAAACTCAAGCAGGAGAACCTAAGTCTGCGCACTGCTGTCCACAAAAGCA AATCTCTGAAGGATCTGGTGTCGGCCTGTGGCAGTGAAGGGAACACAGACGTGCTCATGGAGGGCGTGAAGACTGAGGTGGAGGACACACTGACCCCACCCCCCTCGGATGCCGGCTCGCCCTTCCAGAGCAGCCCCTTGTCCCTTGGCAGCAggggcagtggcagtggtggcagtggcagtgactCAGAGCCTGACAGCCCAGTCTTCGAGGACAGCAAG GCAAAGCCAGAGCAGCGGCCGTCTCCGCACAGCCGGGGCATGCTGGACCGCTCCCGCCTGGCCCTGTGCACACTCGTCTTCCTCTGCCTGTCCTGCAACCCCTTGGCCTCCTTGCTGGGGGCCCGGGGGCTTCCTGGCCCCTCAGATATCACCAGCGTCTACCACAGCCCTGGGCGCAACGTGCTGGGCACCGAGAGTAGAG ATGGccctggctgggcccagtggctgcTGCCCCCAGTGGTCTGGCTGCTCAATGGGCTGCTGGTGCTGGTCTCCTTGGTGCTTCTCTTTGTCTACGGTGAGCCAGTCACGCGGCCGCACTCAGGCCCCGCCGTGCACTTCTGGAGGCATCGCAAGCAGGCTGACTTGGACCTGGCCCGG GGGGACTTTGCCCAGGCTGCCCAGCAGCTGTGGCTGGCCCTGCGGGCACTGGGCCggcccctgcccacctcccaccTGGACCTGGCTTGTAGCCTCCTCTGGAACCTCATCCGTCACCTGCTGCAGCGTCTCTGGGTGGGCCGCTGGCTGGCAGGCCGGGCGGGGGGCCTGCAGCGGGACTGTTCTCTGCGGGTGGATGCTCGTGCCAGTGCCCGAGACGCAGCCCTGGTCTACCATAAGCTGCACCAGCTGCACACCATGG GGAAGTACACAGGCGGGCACCTCACTGCCACCAACCTGGCGCTGAGTGCCCTGAACCTGGCAGAGTGTGCAGGGGATGCCGTGTCTGTGGCAACGCTGGCCGAGATCTATGTGGCAGCTGCATTGAGAGTGAAGACCAGTCTCCCACGGACCTTGCATTTTCTGACA CGCTTCTTCCTGAGCAGTGCCCGCCAGgcctgcctggcacagagtgggtCTGTGCCTCCTGCCATGCAGTGGCTCTGCCACCCCGTGGGCCACCGTTTCTTCGTGGATGGGGACTGGGCCGTGCTCAGTACCCCACGGGAGACCCTGTACAGCTTGGCTGGTAACCCAG TGGACCCCCTGGCCCAGGTGACTCAGCTATTCCGGGAACATCTCTTGGAGCGAGCACTGAACTGTGTGACCCAGCCCAACCCCAGCCCTGGGTCAGCTGATGGGGACAA GGAATTCTCGGATGCCCTCGGGTACCTGCAGCTGCTGAACAGCTGTTCTGATGCCGCGGGGGCTCCtgcctgcagcttctccatcagttCCAGCATGGCCACCACCACCG GCATAGACCCAGTGGCCAAGTGGTGGGCCTCTCTGACAGCTGTGGTGATCCACTGGCTGCGGCGGGACGAGGAGGCGGCTGAGCGGCTGTGCCCACTGGTGGAGCACCTGCCCCGGGTGCTGCAGGAGTCTGA GAGACCCCTGCCCAGGGCGGCTCTGCACTCCTTCAAGGCTGCCCGGGCCCTGCTGGGCTGTGCCAAGGCAGAGTCTGGTCCAGCCAGCCTGACCATCTGTGAGAAGGCCAGTGGGTACCTGCAGGACAGCCTGGCTACCACACCAGCCAGCAGCTCCATTGACAAG GCCGTGCAGCTGTTCCTGTGTGACCTGCTCCTTGTGGTACGCACCAGCCTGTGGCGGCAGCAGCAgcccccggccccggccccagcAGCCCAGGGCACCAGCAGCGGGCCTCAGGCTTCTGCCCTTGAGCTGCGTGGCTTCCAACGGGACCTGAGCAGCTTGAGGCGGCTGGCACAGAGCTTCCGGCCTGCCATGCGGAGG GTGTTTCTACATGAGGCCACGGCCCGGCTGATGGCGGGGGCCAGCCCCACACGGACACACCAACTCCTCGACCGCAGTCTCAGGCGGCGGGCAGGCCCCGGTGGCAAAGGAG GCGCGGTGGCGGAGCTGGAGCCGCGGCCCACGAGGCGGGAGCACGCGGAGGCCTTGCTGCTAGCCTCCTGCTACCTGCCCCCTGGCTTCCTGTCGGCGCCTGGGCAGCGCGTGGGCATGCTGGCTGAGGCGGCGCGCACGCTCGAGAAGCTTGGCGATCGCCGGCTGCTGCACGACTGTCAGCAGATGCTCATGCGCCTGGGCGGTGGGACCACTGTCACTTCCAGCTAG